The following coding sequences are from one Drosophila gunungcola strain Sukarami chromosome 3L unlocalized genomic scaffold, Dgunungcola_SK_2 000014F, whole genome shotgun sequence window:
- the LOC128260214 gene encoding uncharacterized protein LOC128260214, protein MGTSWFNGTTLLLGFCSAAYILFFTFAILTLVMC, encoded by the coding sequence ATGGGAACTAGCTGGTTTAATGGCACGACCCTTTTGCTTGGATTTTGTAGTGCTgcttatattttgtttttcacatTTGCAATATTAACTTTAGTCATGTGTTAA
- the LOC128260208 gene encoding rho GDP-dissociation inhibitor 1, which translates to MAETETKHHPEHHDEDVHDANYQAPPEKTIEEIMAADQEDESLRRYKEALLGAAQAEKIIVEPNDPRKVIVKKLALVVEGRPDMELDLTGDLTQLKKQLFVIKEGVQYKVRIDFIVQREIVHGLKYVQKTSRLGVNVDKMKHMVGSYPPKKEIQFYLTPAEEAPSGTFSRGTYSVSSVFTDDDKHIHLEWDWTFEIKKDWA; encoded by the exons ATGGCCGAAACGGAGACGAAGCACCACCCCGAGCACCACGATGAGGATGTTCATGATGCCAACTACCAGGCACCGCCGGAGAAGACCATCGAGGAGATAATGGCCGCCGATCAGGAGGATGAGAGCTTGCGGCGCTACAAGGAGGCCCTTTTGGGGGCCGCCCAGGCCGAGAAAATTATTGTTG AACCTAATGATCCTCGGAAAGTGATTGTTAAGAAACTAGCTCTCGTCGTAGAGGGTCGCCCCGATATGGAATTGGATCTTACCGGTGACCTTACGCAGCTCAAAAAGCAG CTTTTTGTGATCAAGGAAGGTGTACAGTACAAGGTGCGCATTGATTTCATTGTGCAACGCGAAATTGTCCATGGCCTTAAGTATGTGCAAAAGACTTCTCGCTTGGGTGTTAATG TTGACAAAATGAAGCATATGGTTGGCTCTTACCCGCCAAAGaaggaaattcaattttatttgacgCCAGCCGAGGAGGCCCCCTCTGGCACATTTTCCCGCGGCACCTACTCGGTCAGTTCGGTCTTCACGGATGACGACAAGCATATACACCTGGAGTGGGACTGGACCTTCGAGATTAAAAAGGACTGGGCCTAA